From Styela clava chromosome 6, kaStyClav1.hap1.2, whole genome shotgun sequence, one genomic window encodes:
- the LOC120331658 gene encoding mitochondrial inner membrane protein Mpv17-like, translating into MKRLILRLFAAYSELVDKRPLMTQIVTAGTLVTVGDILAQTTIEKKKKYDFRRTAVMSTCGFFYFGPLVAAWFTAVNKMALPVIFSVALDQFVITPPLLCGFFTVQTLLNGKSLSTAISRIKNEVPGIIKMNWMVWIPSQTINFGIVPFQYRMLFCQIVALFWNSYLSNRANRTIHKDVYVADGREKKAC; encoded by the exons ATGAAGCGTCTCATTCTTCGATTATTTGCTGCATATAGTGAACTGGTGGACAAACGACCCTTGATGACTCAAATTGTAACTGCTG GAACTTTGGTAACAGTTGGTGATATACTTGCACAAACTACTATAGAAAAAAAGAAGAAGTATGATTTCCGCCGAACTGCTGTTATGTCGACATGCGGAttcttttatttt GGTCCTTTGGTAGCCGCTTGGTTCACTGCAGTAAACAAGATGGCTCTTCCCGTCATTTTTTCTGTGGCACTAGATCAG TTTGTCATAACACCACCACTGCTCTGCGGCTTCTTCACTGTTCAAACTTTACTTAATGGGAAATCTTTGTCGACTGCAATCAGTAGAATTAAAAATGAAGTTCCAGGAATTATCAAAATGAACTGGATG GTTTGGATTCCATCACAAACGATCAATTTTGGAATCGTGCCTTTTCAATACAG AATGCTCTTCTGCCAAATAGTCGCATTGTTCTGGAATTCCTATTTGAGCAACAGAGCTAATCGCACAATTCATAAAGATGTCTATGTGGCTGATGGCAGAGAGAAGAAAGCATGCTGA
- the LOC120331659 gene encoding DNA-directed RNA polymerases I, II, and III subunit RPABC3-like, whose product MAGVLFEDIFDVKDVDPEGKKFDRVSRLHCDSESFKMDLILDVNTQVYPMELGDKFRLVLATTLHEDGAPDDGEFNPLWDQQPTRADQFEYVMYGKAYRIEGDDTGSEVASRLSAYVSFGGLLMRLQGDANNLHGMTVDQNVYLLIKKLAF is encoded by the exons ATGGCTGGAGTGCTATTCGAAGATATTTTTGATGTGAAAGATGTTGACCCCGAGGGAAAAAAATTTGATCGTGTTTCTCGACTTCACTGTGACAGTGAATCTTTCAAAATGGACTTGATTTTGGATGTAAACACACAG GTTTATCCAATGGAACTTGGAGATAAGTTTCGACTTGTTCTTGCAACAACTTTACATGAAGATGGGGCACCAGATGATGGAGAATTCAACCCATTGTGGGATCAGCAACCCACCCGTGCAGATCAGTTTGAATATGTCATGTATGGAAAG GCATACAGGATAGAGGGGGATGACACTGGCAGCGAAGTTGCATCCAGACTTTCGGCTTATGTGTCATTCGGTGGCCTTCTTATGAGACTGCAAGGAGATGCAAACAATTTACACGGCATGACTGTTGATCAGaatgtttatttattaataaagaaatTGGCATTCTGA